From Macaca mulatta isolate MMU2019108-1 chromosome 1, T2T-MMU8v2.0, whole genome shotgun sequence, the proteins below share one genomic window:
- the LOC707004 gene encoding olfactory receptor 2T5 has product MANTTWMANHTGWSDFILMGLFRRSKHPALLCVVIFVVFLMALSGNAVLILLIHCDAHLHTPMYFFISQLSLMDMVYISVTVPKMLLDQVMGVNQISAPECGMQMFLYVTLVGSEFFLLAAMAYDRYMAICHPLRYPVLMTHRVCLFLASGCWLLGSVDGFMLTPITMTFPFCGSQEIHHFFCEVPAITVLSCSDTSLYETLMYLCCVLMLLIPVMIISSSYLLILLTIHRMNSAEGRKKAFATCSSHLTVVILFYGAAIYTYMLPSSYHTPEKDMMVSVFYTILTPVLNPLIYSLRNKDVMGALKKMLTVRIVL; this is encoded by the coding sequence ATGGCCAACACCACCTGGATGGCCAACCACACTGGATGGTCGGATTTCATCCTGATGGGACTCTTCAGACGATCCAAACATCCAGCTCTACTGTGTGTGGtcatttttgtggttttcctGATGGCATTGTCTGGAAATGCTGTCCTGATCCTTCTGATACACTGTGACGCCCACCTCCACACCCCCATGTACTTTTTCATCAGTCAATTGTCTCTCATGGACATGGTGTACATTTCTGTCACTGTGCCCAAGATGCTCCTGGACCAGGTCATGGGTGTGAATCAGATCTCAGCCCCTGAGTGTGGGATGCAGATGTTCCTCTATGTGACACTAGTAGGTTCAGAATTTTTCCTTTTAGCTGCCATGGCCTATGACCGCTACATGGCCATCTGCCATCCTCTCCGTTACCCTGTCCTCATGACCCATAGGGTGTGTCTCTTCCTGGCATCGGGCTGCTGGCTCCTGGGCTCAGTGGATGGCTTCATGCTCACTCCCATCACCATGACCTTCCCCTTCTGCGGATCCCAGGAGATTCATCATTTCTTCTGTGAAGTCCCTGCTATAACGGTCCTGTCCTGCTCAGACACCTCCCTCTATGAGACCCTCATGTACCTATGCTGTGTCCTCATGCTCCTCATCCCTGTGATGATCATTTCAAGCTCCTATTTACTCATCCTCCTCACCATCCACAGGATGAACTCGGCAGAGGGCCGGAAGAAGGCCTTTGCCACCTGCTCTTCCCACCTGACTGTGGTCATCCTCTTCTATGGGGCTGCCATCTACACCTACATGCTCCCCAGCTCCTACCACACCCCTGAGAAGGACATGATGGTATCTGTCTTCTATACCATCCTCACTCCAGTGCTGAACCCTTTAATCTATAGTCTTAGGAATAAGGATGTCATGGGGGCTCTGAAGAAAATGTTAACTGTGAGAATTGTCCTTTAG
- the LOC722007 gene encoding olfactory receptor 2T10-like, whose product MWLANQTLGGDFFLLGIFSQISHPGLLCLLIFSIFSMAVTWNITLILLIHIDSSLHTPMYFFINQLSLIDLTYISVTVPKMLVNQLAKEKTISGSVDVLGCGTQMYFYLQLGGAEYCLLAAMAYDRYVAICHPLCYSVLMSQRVCHLASGCWFVGSVDGFMLTPITMTFPFCRSHEIHHFCEVPAVLKLSCSDTSLYKIFMYLCCVIMLLIPVTVISVSYYFIILTIHKMNSAEGRKKAFTTCSSHMTVVSLFYGAIYNYMLPSSHHTPEKDMMVSFFYTILTPVLNPSIYSFRNKDVTGALRKMLRMQKAPY is encoded by the exons ATGTGGCTGGCCAACCAGACTCTGGGTGGTGACTTTTTCCTGTTGGGAATCTTTAGCCAGATCTCACACCCTGGCCTCCTCTGCTTGCTTATCTTCAGTATATTTTCGATGGCTGTGACTTGGAATATTACACTGATACTTCTGATCCACATTGACTCCTCTCTGCATACTCCCATGTACTTCTTTATAAACCAGCTCTCCCTCATAGACTTGACATATATTTCTGTCACTGTCCCCAAAATGCTGGTGAACCAGCTGGCCAAAGAGAAGACCATCTCA GGAAGTGTGGATGTCCTTGGGTGTGGGACCCAGATGTACTTCTACCTGCAGTTGGGAGGTGCAGAGTACTGCCTTCTAGCTGCCATGGCCTATGACCGCTACGTGGCCATCTGTCATCCTCTCTGTTACTCTGTGCTCATGAGCCAGAGGGTATGTCACCTCGCATCAGGTTGCTGGTTCGTGGGCTCAGTGGATGGCTTCATGCTCACTCCCATCACCATGACCTTCCCCTTCTGCAGATCCCATGAGATTCACCACTTCTGTGAGGTCCCTGCTGTTTTGAAGCTCTCTTGCTCAGACACCTCACTTTACAAGATTTTCATGTACTTGTGCTGTGTCATCATGCTCTTGATCCCTGTGACAGTCATTTCTGTGTCTTACTACTTTATCATCCTCACCATCCATAAGATGAACTCAGCTGAGGGTCGGAAGAAGGCCTTCACCACCTGCTCCTCCCACATGACAGTGGTCAGCCTCTTCTATGGAGCTATTTACAACTACATGCTCCCCAGCTCCCACCACACCCCGGAGAAAGATATGATGGTGTCCTTTTTCTACACTATCCTTACACCTGTGTTGAATCCTAGCATTTACAGTTTCAGGAATAAGGATGTCACAGGGGCTTTGAGAAAAATGCTAAGAATGCAGAAAGCTCCATATTAA